One window of the Ananas comosus cultivar F153 linkage group 21, ASM154086v1, whole genome shotgun sequence genome contains the following:
- the LOC109726224 gene encoding FHA domain-containing protein PS1-like, protein MVLFLSASVIRELDCMKRHGNFFRRPSSKASSALQWIEECMKNTSWWIEECMKNFFRRPSSKASSALQWIEECMKNTSWWLYVQSSLETKPVAPTPPITPTLQFIDGNNELGAKIFSSMSFSRYGNFMHIVSPTAKDHILDCALLFKEIRKDGQLIILSSSTTLKIKAMAEGQRPLPHLLSNAILFHCLIRRPI, encoded by the exons ATG GTTTTATTTCTTTCTGCTTCAGTCATAAGGGAGCTTGACTGCATGAAGCGACATGGAAACTTCTTTAGAAGGCCATCTTCAAAGGCTTCTTCAGCACTACAATGGATTGAAGAATGTATGAAAAATACAAGTTGGTGGATTGAAGAATGTATGAAAAACTTCTTTAGAAGGCCATCTTCAAAGGCTTCTTCAGCACTACAATGGATTGAAGAATGTATGAAAAATACAAGTTGGTGGCTCTATGTCCAAAGCTCTCTAGAGACTAAACCAGTGGCACCAACTCCTCCTATAACACCAACTTTGCAATTCATTGATGGAAATAATGAACTCGGGGCTAAGATCTTTAGCTCCATGTCTTTCTCAAGATATGGAAATTTCATGCATATTGTTTCTCCAACAGCTAAGGATCACATTCTAGATTGTGCTCTCCTGTTCAAGGAAATTAGGAAAGATGGACAACTTATCATTCTTTCTAGCAGCACGACTCTCAAAATCAAAGCCATGGCAGAG GGGCAACGCCCGCTTCCGCATCTCCTCTCAAATGCCATCCTCTTTCACTGCCTCATCCGACGTCCAATTTGA